A genomic window from bacterium includes:
- a CDS encoding putative transporter — MDWIHNLLFGGQGVANSVVVMSLVAVVGAALGTAKIGSVRLGIAGPLFVGIVFGHFGLKMEAATMEFARDFGLILFVYAIGIMVGPGFFQAFKKEGVLANALAASIVVLGGLIAAGAHFLFGIPLEVVVGLLAGGTTNTPALAAGTEMLKELRAAPAQVALPGQAYAVAYPFGIVGILLAMGLVRRVFRIDAQADGDAWQRKMRPEPQPVEAMNIDVHAPDVIGKSIGDLEHVRKRKIVVSRLMRRGVQRVAGMDESFAAGDTVLAVGPRNKLAEFRDNLGRESAARLQEMPSRVKARRFLVTRPQTLGSSISRAAEYGVTITRLTRAGVELVPDAAVTLQFGDQIVCVGEQDKLDVFAEAIGNDAKALQRTPIVPIFLGLLLGVALGSVPLFVPGLPASVKLGLAGGPVIVAILLSCIGHIGPVVWYMPPAVTNAIREIGITMFMSCVGLFAGKSFFTTVFHGAGLTWMACGALVTFLPIVAVGLVARAVFKINYLTICGVLAGSMTDPPALAYANDIYPSDAQATAYTAVYPLTMCLRILAPQILLAAFWIAS; from the coding sequence ATGGACTGGATACATAACCTCTTGTTCGGCGGCCAAGGCGTGGCCAACAGCGTCGTCGTCATGAGCCTCGTCGCCGTCGTCGGCGCGGCGCTCGGCACCGCGAAGATCGGATCGGTGCGGCTCGGAATCGCGGGACCGCTGTTCGTCGGAATCGTCTTCGGGCACTTCGGCCTCAAGATGGAAGCGGCGACGATGGAGTTCGCCCGCGACTTCGGACTCATCCTCTTCGTCTACGCGATCGGCATCATGGTCGGGCCGGGCTTCTTCCAGGCGTTCAAGAAGGAGGGCGTCCTCGCGAACGCCCTCGCTGCGTCGATCGTCGTCCTCGGCGGGCTGATCGCGGCCGGCGCGCACTTCCTCTTCGGGATCCCGCTCGAAGTCGTCGTCGGCCTGCTGGCCGGCGGCACGACCAACACGCCGGCGCTCGCCGCCGGCACGGAGATGCTGAAGGAGCTGCGGGCGGCGCCGGCGCAGGTCGCGCTGCCCGGCCAGGCCTACGCCGTCGCCTACCCCTTCGGCATCGTGGGCATTCTGCTGGCCATGGGGTTGGTGCGCCGCGTCTTTCGGATCGACGCGCAGGCCGACGGCGACGCGTGGCAACGGAAGATGAGGCCCGAGCCGCAGCCGGTCGAAGCGATGAACATCGACGTCCACGCGCCCGACGTGATCGGCAAGAGCATCGGCGACCTCGAGCACGTGCGGAAGCGGAAGATCGTCGTCAGCCGGCTGATGCGGAGGGGCGTGCAGCGGGTCGCCGGCATGGACGAGAGCTTCGCCGCAGGGGACACCGTGCTGGCCGTTGGGCCGCGCAACAAGCTCGCCGAGTTCCGCGACAATCTCGGCCGGGAGTCGGCGGCCAGGCTGCAGGAGATGCCGAGCCGGGTCAAGGCGCGCCGATTCCTCGTCACGCGCCCGCAGACGCTCGGCTCGAGCATCTCGCGCGCCGCCGAGTACGGCGTGACGATCACGCGCCTGACGAGGGCCGGCGTCGAGCTGGTTCCCGACGCCGCCGTCACGCTGCAGTTCGGCGACCAGATCGTCTGCGTCGGCGAACAGGACAAGCTGGACGTCTTCGCGGAGGCGATCGGCAACGACGCCAAGGCGCTGCAGCGCACGCCGATCGTCCCGATCTTCCTCGGTCTCCTGCTCGGCGTGGCATTGGGGAGCGTTCCGCTGTTCGTTCCCGGCCTCCCCGCGTCCGTCAAGCTGGGGCTGGCCGGTGGGCCGGTGATCGTCGCCATTCTTCTGTCGTGCATCGGGCACATCGGCCCCGTCGTCTGGTACATGCCGCCGGCCGTCACGAACGCCATCCGCGAGATCGGCATCACGATGTTCATGTCCTGCGTCGGCCTCTTCGCCGGCAAGAGCTTCTTCACGACCGTCTTCCACGGTGCCGGCCTGACCTGGATGGCGTGCGGGGCGCTCGTGACGTTCCTGCCGATCGTCGCCGTCGGTCTGGTCGCCCGCGCCGTCTTCAAGATCAACTACCTGACGATCTGCGGCGTCCTCGCCGGGAGCATGACCGATCCGCCGGCCTTGGCCTACGCGAACGACATCTATCCGTCCGACGCGCAAGCCACGGCCTACACGGCGGTCTATCCGCTGACCATGTGCCTCCGGATTCTCGCGCCGCAGATACTCCTCGCCGCCTTCTGGATCGCTTCGTGA